A genomic segment from Salvia splendens isolate huo1 chromosome 13, SspV2, whole genome shotgun sequence encodes:
- the LOC121761339 gene encoding NAC domain-containing protein 90-like isoform X1: MDEVLPGFRFYPTEEELISFYLHHKLRGTRLEDIDTLIPLLDIYQYNPWDLPQVGSAESEQWFFFSRQQEREARGGRPNRLTAEGYWKATGSPGDVYSSQNCVIGRKRTMVYYVGRAPNGTKTPWKMNEYKAVHSPPNPQLREELSICRIYKKARNITEFNRRPPLREQDTAVPLINHPSPAESSMANVVNPGFHHQSLQNENENEN; encoded by the exons ATGGATGAGGTGCTACCAGGTTTTAGGTTCTATCCCACCGAAGAGGAACTGATATCATTCTATCTCCATCACAAGCTCAGAGGCACGAGATTGGAGGACATCGACACCCTCATCCCTCTCCTCGACATTTACCAATACAATCCATGGGATCTTCCAC AAGTAGGTAGTGCGGAGAGCGAGCAGTGGTTCTTCTTCAGTCGGCAGCAAGAAAGGGAAGCGCGCGGGGGAAGGCCGAACCGCCTCACGGCCGAGGGCTACTGGAAGGCGACAGGCTCCCCCGGCGACGTCTACTCTTCGCAGAATTGTGTGATCGGCCGGAAAAGAACCATGGTTTACTACGTTGGGAGGGCTCCAAACGGGACCAAAACCCCTTGGAAAATGAACGAGTACAAGGCTGTTCATTCTCCTCCAAATCCTCAG TTAAGGGAAGAGTTGAGCATTTGCCGAATATACAAGAAGGCAAGAAACATCACGGAATTCAACCGGCGGCCGCCTCTCCGTGAACAAGACACAGCCGTGCCGCTCATCAACCATCCATCACCAGCTGAGAGTTCGATGGCCAACGTTGTTAATCCGGGATTTCATCATCAATCACtgcaaaatgaaaatgaaaacgaAAACTAA
- the LOC121761339 gene encoding NAC domain-containing protein 90-like isoform X2: MDEVLPGFRFYPTEEELISFYLHHKLRGTRLEDIDTLIPLLDIYQYNPWDLPRSAESEQWFFFSRQQEREARGGRPNRLTAEGYWKATGSPGDVYSSQNCVIGRKRTMVYYVGRAPNGTKTPWKMNEYKAVHSPPNPQLREELSICRIYKKARNITEFNRRPPLREQDTAVPLINHPSPAESSMANVVNPGFHHQSLQNENENEN, from the exons ATGGATGAGGTGCTACCAGGTTTTAGGTTCTATCCCACCGAAGAGGAACTGATATCATTCTATCTCCATCACAAGCTCAGAGGCACGAGATTGGAGGACATCGACACCCTCATCCCTCTCCTCGACATTTACCAATACAATCCATGGGATCTTCCAC GTAGTGCGGAGAGCGAGCAGTGGTTCTTCTTCAGTCGGCAGCAAGAAAGGGAAGCGCGCGGGGGAAGGCCGAACCGCCTCACGGCCGAGGGCTACTGGAAGGCGACAGGCTCCCCCGGCGACGTCTACTCTTCGCAGAATTGTGTGATCGGCCGGAAAAGAACCATGGTTTACTACGTTGGGAGGGCTCCAAACGGGACCAAAACCCCTTGGAAAATGAACGAGTACAAGGCTGTTCATTCTCCTCCAAATCCTCAG TTAAGGGAAGAGTTGAGCATTTGCCGAATATACAAGAAGGCAAGAAACATCACGGAATTCAACCGGCGGCCGCCTCTCCGTGAACAAGACACAGCCGTGCCGCTCATCAACCATCCATCACCAGCTGAGAGTTCGATGGCCAACGTTGTTAATCCGGGATTTCATCATCAATCACtgcaaaatgaaaatgaaaacgaAAACTAA